One Polaribacter sp. KT25b DNA segment encodes these proteins:
- a CDS encoding arylsulfatase, whose amino-acid sequence MKNIVTTCFLCFLFLSKIAYLQENIKKLKNSKPNIIFVMTDDQGMGDFSCMGNQVVKTPNIDAFYQKSTRFTEYHVSPTCAPTRAALMSGNHEFRAGVTHTILERERMALDVYTLPQVMQSAGYKTGLFGKWHLGDGDEYLPQNRGFDEVLMHGAGGIGQVSLGDFPANKENLYFDNVLLHNKTIVKTKGFCTDVFFDAGLAWTKQQIDANKPYFTYLSLNAPHAPLIAPESYKKRFLELGYDEGTAGRYGMIENIDDNFGRLIKKLKEWDVLDNTLIIFTTDNGATHLGGTLNGKKVKHFNANLKGGKNSPNEGGNHVPLFFYWKGVLSEGKDINQLTAHIDLYKTFTELAGAKLPETMQSLKGLSLIPLLENTATTWEDRLLFTHCGRWKTGKVEEAKYTKMAIRSQQWRFVNNKELYDVINDPGERNNVAAENPEVITKFEEPYNKWWSSSIPFMINENRKRVKKQPLHTKYYKQLEEKGILEWNPKFD is encoded by the coding sequence ATGAAAAATATCGTTACTACTTGTTTTTTGTGTTTCCTGTTTTTATCAAAAATAGCGTATTTACAAGAAAACATTAAAAAACTAAAAAACAGTAAACCAAATATCATCTTTGTAATGACAGATGATCAAGGTATGGGAGATTTCTCTTGTATGGGGAATCAAGTTGTAAAAACGCCAAATATTGATGCTTTTTATCAAAAATCAACACGTTTTACAGAATACCATGTAAGCCCTACTTGCGCGCCAACAAGAGCAGCATTAATGAGTGGTAACCATGAGTTTAGAGCAGGTGTAACGCATACAATATTAGAACGTGAAAGAATGGCTTTGGACGTTTACACACTTCCACAAGTGATGCAATCTGCAGGTTATAAAACAGGTCTTTTTGGCAAATGGCATTTAGGAGATGGAGATGAATATCTCCCTCAAAATAGAGGTTTTGATGAAGTATTGATGCATGGTGCTGGAGGTATTGGTCAAGTAAGTTTAGGAGATTTCCCTGCGAATAAAGAAAACTTATATTTTGACAATGTCTTACTTCACAATAAAACGATTGTAAAAACGAAAGGCTTTTGTACGGATGTGTTTTTTGATGCAGGATTGGCTTGGACAAAACAACAAATCGATGCTAATAAACCATATTTTACGTATTTATCATTAAATGCACCTCATGCTCCATTAATTGCTCCAGAATCTTATAAAAAACGTTTCTTAGAACTGGGTTATGATGAAGGTACTGCTGGAAGATATGGAATGATTGAAAACATTGATGATAATTTTGGAAGGTTGATAAAAAAACTGAAAGAATGGGATGTTTTAGATAATACGTTAATAATTTTTACAACAGATAATGGTGCAACACATTTAGGAGGAACTTTAAATGGGAAAAAAGTAAAACATTTTAATGCCAATCTTAAAGGTGGAAAAAATTCGCCTAATGAAGGTGGAAATCACGTACCTCTTTTCTTTTACTGGAAAGGCGTTTTATCCGAAGGAAAAGATATCAACCAACTTACAGCTCATATAGATTTATACAAAACCTTTACAGAATTGGCTGGCGCTAAATTGCCAGAAACAATGCAATCTTTAAAAGGATTATCGTTAATTCCATTATTAGAAAACACAGCAACAACCTGGGAAGACCGTTTGTTATTTACACATTGTGGAAGATGGAAAACAGGGAAAGTAGAAGAAGCTAAATATACTAAAATGGCTATAAGAAGTCAGCAATGGCGTTTTGTAAACAATAAAGAATTGTATGATGTTATTAACGACCCTGGAGAACGCAATAATGTTGCAGCAGAAAACCCAGAAGTGATTACTAAATTTGAAGAACCTTATAACAAATGGTGGTCTTCCTCTATTCCATTTATGATAAACGAAAATAGAAAAAGAGTAAAAAAGCAGCCACTTCATACAAAATATTATAAGCAATTAGAGGAAAAAGGAATTTTAGAATGGAATCCTAAATTTGATTAA